From Patescibacteria group bacterium, a single genomic window includes:
- a CDS encoding tyrosine--tRNA ligase, with product MHILEDLKSRGLIYQTTNYDGLYKKLKSPPVFLYVGFDPTADSLHIGNLLQIITLIRFSKAGHFLVVVNGTTTGLIGDPSGKKSERPLLAKKDLLKNAHNIKKQLKQILKPVKKSVKIITNHQWFDKINIIDFFRDIGKHFPIGYMLAKDSVKSRMSSGISFTEFSYMVLQAYDYLKLNKKFNCELQIGGSDQWGNITAGVDLIRKSLSKEVYGLTLPLITSPDGSKLGKSVKNGIWLDPNRTNAYQFYQFWVNTSDEQVIQFIKYFTFLNKQKIQKLADKVKAEPAKREAQKILAKELTQFIHGQSAMLKAQKISQTLFSEKLELLSKNEIQQAFVNVPSISMSKQSEIDLIDALVLIKACASKTQAREHIKGGGIYINGHKCNPSKQTINTTDRLRGKYTIIRKGKKKYFLIKWLI from the coding sequence AGAGGATTAATATATCAAACAACTAATTATGATGGGCTTTATAAAAAATTAAAGAGCCCTCCTGTTTTTTTATATGTAGGATTTGACCCAACTGCTGACAGTCTTCATATTGGAAATCTTCTTCAAATAATCACCTTGATTAGATTCAGTAAAGCAGGTCATTTTTTAGTTGTTGTGAATGGCACAACCACGGGTTTGATAGGAGATCCTAGTGGCAAGAAATCAGAGAGACCATTATTAGCTAAAAAAGATCTTCTTAAAAATGCTCATAATATTAAAAAACAGTTAAAGCAAATATTAAAACCAGTTAAAAAATCTGTAAAAATAATAACAAACCATCAATGGTTTGATAAAATAAATATAATAGATTTTTTTCGTGACATTGGGAAACATTTTCCAATTGGATATATGCTTGCCAAGGATTCAGTAAAGTCAAGAATGTCATCGGGGATTTCCTTTACAGAATTTAGTTATATGGTTTTGCAAGCATATGATTATTTAAAATTAAATAAAAAATTTAATTGTGAATTACAAATAGGGGGAAGTGATCAGTGGGGGAATATTACGGCTGGAGTTGATTTGATTAGAAAAAGTTTATCAAAAGAGGTTTATGGGCTTACTTTGCCATTAATAACAAGTCCAGATGGTTCAAAATTAGGGAAATCAGTCAAAAATGGAATATGGCTTGACCCAAATAGAACAAATGCTTATCAGTTTTATCAATTTTGGGTAAACACTAGCGATGAACAGGTAATTCAGTTTATAAAATATTTTACTTTTTTAAATAAACAAAAAATTCAGAAATTAGCTGACAAAGTTAAAGCAGAGCCAGCTAAAAGGGAAGCGCAAAAAATATTAGCCAAAGAGCTAACTCAATTTATTCATGGCCAGTCAGCCATGTTAAAAGCTCAAAAAATTTCTCAAACATTGTTTTCTGAAAAGCTGGAATTATTATCAAAGAATGAAATTCAACAAGCATTTGTAAACGTACCTTCAATAAGCATGTCTAAACAGTCAGAAATTGATTTAATTGATGCTTTAGTGTTAATAAAGGCCTGTGCTTCAAAAACACAAGCAAGAGAGCATATTAAAGGAGGAGGAATTTATATAAATGGTCATAAATGTAATCCATCAAAACAAACAATAAATACAACCGATAGATTAAGAGGCAAATATACAATTATTCGTAAAGGAAAAAAGAAATATTTTTTAATTAAATGGTTAATTTAA
- a CDS encoding glycosyltransferase family 4 protein yields the protein MIVGIDFSGANRKQKTGVEWYSYYLIQHMIKLKHVKNIDFVIYYSSKLIEKIKNTPLNWHFKRLNWPFNFGWTQIRLAWELLRSKVDVIFFPSYFPPLLTFNKFKVTTVHDIGFTFFPKQYSFFKRIYYPLAHKIAVHFSDIIIVPSKFTKNELLKKYKIGPSKIKVIPIAYNRNIYKPKSDLTKVLSKYKIKQPYFLYVGRLEKKKNIANLIFAYEKFCKKYLDKGKAPNLVLIGSRGHGYNKVKSNISNNSKIIEMGYVELKDLPCFYSGAIAFIFPSIYEGFGIPVLEAMACGCPVIASNIPSVLEISANSCLYFNPINLDDIVYSMEKIIRDENLRKNLSIKGLDRVMDFSWRKCAQQTFDVMVNKFNK from the coding sequence ATGATCGTAGGTATTGACTTTTCAGGCGCAAATCGTAAACAAAAAACAGGAGTTGAATGGTATTCATATTATTTGATTCAACACATGATTAAACTTAAGCATGTAAAAAATATCGATTTTGTCATATATTATTCAAGTAAATTAATTGAAAAAATTAAAAACACACCATTAAATTGGCATTTTAAGAGATTAAATTGGCCTTTTAATTTTGGTTGGACGCAGATTAGGTTGGCTTGGGAATTGTTGAGGAGTAAAGTTGATGTTATATTCTTCCCGTCATATTTTCCACCCTTGCTTACTTTTAATAAATTCAAAGTTACAACAGTTCATGATATTGGTTTTACTTTTTTCCCAAAACAATATTCTTTTTTTAAAAGAATATATTATCCCTTGGCTCATAAAATAGCAGTACATTTCTCAGACATAATTATAGTTCCGTCAAAATTTACGAAAAATGAATTATTAAAAAAATATAAAATTGGACCATCTAAAATAAAAGTTATTCCGATTGCTTACAATAGAAATATTTACAAGCCAAAGAGTGACTTGACTAAGGTTTTATCAAAATATAAAATAAAACAACCATATTTTCTTTATGTTGGCAGGTTAGAAAAAAAGAAAAACATAGCTAACCTTATATTTGCTTATGAAAAATTTTGTAAAAAATATTTAGATAAAGGCAAAGCGCCAAATTTAGTTTTAATTGGTTCTCGTGGACATGGTTATAATAAAGTTAAGTCAAACATTTCGAATAATTCAAAAATAATAGAAATGGGATATGTTGAATTAAAAGACTTGCCTTGTTTTTATTCAGGAGCTATTGCTTTTATTTTTCCATCTATTTATGAGGGGTTTGGGATTCCGGTATTAGAAGCAATGGCTTGTGGTTGCCCTGTAATAGCTAGTAATATCCCTTCTGTTTTAGAAATTTCAGCAAATTCATGCTTGTATTTTAATCCAATTAATTTAGATGATATTGTTTATTCAATGGAAAAAATAATACGAGACGAAAATTTAAGGAAAAATTTATCAATTAAAGGGCTTGATAGAGTTATGGATTTTTCGTGGAGAAAATGCGCACAACAAACATTTGATGTTATGGTGAATAAATTTAATAAATAA